In one Neobacillus sp. CF12 genomic region, the following are encoded:
- a CDS encoding GerAB/ArcD/ProY family transporter: MKVQYQPKPPFLLSTFLLIFIIHAIQVGIGIQGFQRIIFMEAKQDAWISVLIAGFATHIVVFIMIKTLQLYGSTDIYGVHHDVYGKWLGKVFNSIYIFYCLWIFLIILKNYIEVLQTWVFPTVPVWLFSLSILLLVIYAVTGGIRMIVGVCFFSVALSLWMFGFIGYPLRFADFDQLLPVMESNFGSILKGAHKMTLTIVGFEILYVIYPFMEKKDKLQKYAHIGIAVTTFVYLILMLVALVYFSPGQLESTIWPTLSLFKIVKLPFIERTEYVAVTFWLLIILPNLMLYLWAAVRGVKRTFGINKIGVLLVFTTCIFVMSLFINTRVKINRFNNFFASVAFYFTFCYPLVLYAFALLKKMLNAYKEKMK, encoded by the coding sequence ATGAAGGTTCAATACCAACCAAAACCACCATTTTTGTTAAGTACCTTTTTGTTAATTTTTATTATTCATGCTATCCAAGTGGGAATTGGGATACAGGGATTTCAACGTATTATCTTTATGGAAGCGAAGCAGGACGCTTGGATTTCGGTTTTGATCGCAGGTTTTGCCACTCATATTGTGGTTTTTATTATGATTAAAACTTTACAGTTATACGGCTCTACCGACATTTATGGAGTACACCATGATGTATATGGAAAATGGCTAGGAAAGGTATTTAATAGTATATATATCTTCTATTGCTTATGGATATTTTTGATCATTCTTAAAAACTATATAGAGGTCCTGCAAACATGGGTTTTCCCAACTGTCCCTGTCTGGTTGTTTTCATTGTCCATCCTGCTATTAGTCATTTATGCGGTGACAGGCGGGATTCGAATGATCGTTGGAGTTTGTTTTTTTAGCGTAGCGCTTTCCCTTTGGATGTTTGGATTCATTGGCTATCCTCTACGTTTTGCGGACTTTGATCAACTGCTCCCCGTGATGGAATCCAATTTTGGTTCCATTTTAAAGGGAGCTCATAAAATGACTCTTACAATAGTAGGTTTCGAAATCCTTTATGTTATTTATCCTTTTATGGAAAAGAAGGATAAGCTTCAAAAATATGCTCATATAGGAATCGCTGTAACCACGTTCGTATATTTAATCCTTATGCTAGTAGCACTTGTCTATTTTAGTCCCGGGCAATTGGAAAGTACCATTTGGCCAACTCTTTCTCTATTCAAAATTGTTAAGCTCCCATTTATAGAAAGAACTGAGTATGTTGCAGTAACTTTTTGGCTGCTTATCATTCTCCCCAATCTAATGCTCTATTTGTGGGCCGCTGTACGGGGGGTTAAACGCACTTTTGGAATTAATAAGATAGGTGTTTTGTTGGTTTTTACAACATGTATTTTTGTTATGAGTCTATTTATTAATACACGGGTAAAAATCAATCGTTTTAACAATTTCTTTGCTAGTGTAGCTTTCTATTTTACGTTTTGTTATCCACTCGTTTTATATGCTTTCGCTCTACTAAAGAAGATGTTGAATGCCTATAAGGAGAAAATGAAATGA